In Lentimicrobiaceae bacterium, a genomic segment contains:
- the purH gene encoding bifunctional phosphoribosylaminoimidazolecarboxamide formyltransferase/IMP cyclohydrolase — protein MNDLRKIERALISVFYKDGLEPVVKKLQSLGVQIISTGGTYDFITSLDIPAEKVESLTEYPSILGGRVKTLHPAVFGGILARRNVATDLQEIHQYAIPYIDLVIVDLYPFAEMLQKTQDEAEIIEKIDIGGISLIRAAAKNYEDVVIVPSPIYYPELLHLLDTKQGATNINDRKTFAARAFRVSSEYDTMIHRYFEPENDEIPFNRYLTQPVHLRYGENPHQKGTFYGNMGEVFEQLHGKELSYNNLMDVDAALHLIHDFEEPTFAIIKHTNACGIASRQLLVDAWKDALACDPVSAFGGILVTNKPIDNETALEISKLFFEVIIAPGYQKNALETLQSRKNRIILQTCKFSLSDRMFRSALNGMIVQDKDTKVESPVEMVTVTKLAPAPEQYDDLIFANIIVKHSKSNAIVLVKNRQLLASGVGQTSRVDAVKQAIAKAEIFGFTLQGAVMASDAYFPFADSVEIAKNAGITAVIQPGGSIRDAESIDYCNNHGISMVFTGFRHFKH, from the coding sequence ATGAACGATTTGAGAAAAATTGAAAGGGCGCTGATATCTGTTTTTTACAAGGATGGTCTCGAACCGGTGGTTAAAAAATTGCAATCTTTAGGTGTACAAATTATTTCAACCGGAGGTACTTATGACTTTATTACCTCATTGGACATACCTGCCGAAAAAGTTGAATCGTTAACAGAATATCCGTCTATACTTGGTGGACGGGTAAAAACACTTCATCCTGCAGTTTTCGGAGGAATATTAGCTCGCCGCAACGTAGCCACCGACCTTCAGGAAATACATCAATATGCCATACCCTATATTGACCTGGTGATAGTTGATTTGTACCCCTTTGCCGAAATGTTACAAAAAACACAGGACGAAGCCGAAATTATCGAGAAAATTGATATAGGTGGAATTTCGCTCATCAGGGCTGCTGCAAAAAATTATGAAGATGTTGTTATTGTTCCTTCACCGATTTATTATCCAGAACTTCTGCATCTTTTGGATACGAAACAAGGAGCTACAAACATCAACGACCGCAAAACTTTTGCTGCCCGAGCCTTCCGCGTTTCTTCGGAATACGATACCATGATCCACCGGTACTTTGAACCCGAAAATGACGAAATACCCTTTAATCGGTATTTGACACAGCCCGTACATCTTCGTTATGGCGAAAATCCGCACCAGAAAGGCACGTTCTATGGAAATATGGGTGAGGTTTTTGAACAGCTCCATGGCAAAGAATTATCGTACAACAACCTTATGGATGTTGACGCTGCCCTTCATCTCATTCATGATTTTGAAGAACCTACTTTTGCCATCATCAAGCATACCAATGCCTGCGGAATAGCGAGTCGTCAATTACTGGTTGATGCCTGGAAGGATGCTCTTGCCTGCGATCCTGTTTCTGCTTTTGGAGGTATCTTAGTTACCAACAAGCCTATAGATAACGAAACTGCTTTGGAAATAAGCAAGTTATTTTTTGAAGTAATTATAGCTCCGGGGTATCAAAAAAATGCACTTGAAACACTTCAATCCCGGAAAAATAGAATAATTTTGCAAACTTGTAAATTCAGCCTGTCCGACAGGATGTTCCGGTCGGCACTGAATGGAATGATTGTGCAGGACAAAGATACGAAAGTGGAAAGCCCTGTCGAAATGGTAACGGTTACAAAATTGGCTCCTGCTCCGGAACAGTATGATGATCTTATTTTTGCCAATATTATAGTGAAGCACAGTAAAAGTAATGCTATAGTATTGGTGAAAAACAGGCAATTACTGGCTTCTGGCGTAGGACAAACATCACGAGTGGATGCGGTTAAGCAGGCTATTGCCAAAGCAGAAATATTTGGCTTTACGCTGCAAGGGGCAGTAATGGCATCAGACGCATATTTTCCGTTTGCCGATTCGGTGGAAATTGCCAAAAATGCAGGTATTACCGCCGTTATTCAGCCGGGAGGATCCATTCGCGATGCAGAATCAATAGATTACTGCAATAACCATGGAATCAGTATGGTTTTTACAGGATTCCGCCATTTTAAACATTAA
- a CDS encoding ABC transporter permease, translating to MEKLFYLYRSIPITMTRRFFLFLRMFRESYLFALQSILVNKVRTILSLLGITIGIFSIISVFTVFDSIEITIHKSIESLGSNILFVQKWPWAFGDANYAWWKYMKRPEASLEDLEAIQKYSQASQASAYMVGVNRTVKFQNNSIEDAPVTAVSHDYQIAMPINLSDGRYFTYNESVTGKPVAIIGSDVAANLLNNQPALGKKITVFGQKVEVVGIFEKEGDNMFDNSNDNQVMIPVQWIRNFVDLRGDNIESTIIVRAKPLVSNEELTDELTGIMRQVRKLKPGTEDDFAINETSIITKGFESLFRVIAVVGWIIGGFSLLVGGFGIANIMFVSVKERTGIIGIQKSLGAKRYFILLEFLFEAVFLSVFGGLIGLTIIYIGTLVISALFDMELILTQSNILIGVGVSAGIGLISGLFPAFSASRLDPVEAMRSTF from the coding sequence TTGGAAAAATTATTTTACCTTTACCGTTCGATACCCATCACTATGACAAGGCGTTTTTTCCTTTTTCTCAGAATGTTTCGCGAAAGCTATCTTTTTGCCTTGCAATCTATTTTAGTCAATAAGGTGAGAACGATTTTGTCGTTACTGGGCATTACAATTGGTATTTTTTCCATCATCTCTGTCTTTACAGTTTTCGATTCTATTGAGATAACCATCCATAAAAGCATAGAATCTTTGGGAAGCAATATATTGTTTGTTCAAAAATGGCCATGGGCTTTCGGAGATGCCAATTATGCCTGGTGGAAATACATGAAACGCCCCGAAGCCAGCCTGGAAGATTTGGAAGCTATACAAAAATACAGCCAGGCATCACAGGCAAGTGCTTACATGGTGGGTGTAAACAGGACGGTAAAATTTCAGAATAACTCCATTGAAGATGCCCCAGTAACAGCTGTTTCGCACGATTATCAGATTGCAATGCCTATCAACCTTTCCGACGGCAGGTATTTTACTTACAACGAATCTGTAACCGGCAAACCGGTTGCCATCATCGGTAGCGATGTTGCAGCAAACCTGTTAAATAATCAGCCGGCATTAGGTAAAAAAATAACTGTTTTTGGGCAAAAGGTGGAAGTAGTCGGTATCTTTGAAAAAGAAGGTGACAATATGTTCGACAATTCGAACGACAACCAGGTAATGATACCGGTACAATGGATACGCAATTTTGTTGATCTCAGGGGAGACAATATCGAAAGCACCATAATCGTCCGTGCCAAGCCCCTGGTGTCGAACGAAGAACTTACCGATGAGCTTACCGGAATCATGCGACAGGTAAGGAAATTGAAACCGGGAACGGAAGATGATTTTGCCATCAATGAAACCAGTATCATTACCAAAGGCTTCGAAAGCCTGTTTCGGGTAATTGCGGTGGTAGGCTGGATTATCGGTGGATTTTCGCTTTTGGTAGGCGGATTTGGTATTGCCAATATCATGTTCGTTTCGGTAAAGGAGCGAACGGGTATCATCGGTATCCAGAAGTCATTAGGAGCAAAACGTTATTTTATTCTTCTCGAGTTTTTGTTTGAAGCCGTTTTTTTATCAGTTTTTGGAGGGCTGATAGGGTTAACCATTATTTACATCGGCACATTGGTTATTTCCGCTCTTTTTGACATGGAACTTATTCTTACGCAGAGTAATATTCTAATCGGGGTCGGAGTATCGGCAGGAATCGGGCTTATTTCAGGGCTGTTCCCCGCATTTTCCGCCTCTCGTCTCGACCCGGTAGAAGCCATGCGTTCTACTTTCTGA
- a CDS encoding cation diffusion facilitator family transporter → MSKKKNVAILSVASNTFLIIIKLIVGTISGSVSILSEAIHSGMDLIAAIIAFFSVRISDQPADPKHPYGHGKFENISGVIEALLIFAASIWIIYEAVQKMLIHDTVDNLGYGFVVMFISAIVNFFVSRRLYKVAHETESIALEADALHLKADVITSAGVGVGLLLIVVTGLHWLDPIVAILVALFIMKESYVLLKRSYSPLLDTALTDNEMKTINQSITKFSPNFHHLRTRRAGHYKFVDFHIEMAESTTIGQAHALCDAIEDEIKQHISNVEVTIHVETPDEK, encoded by the coding sequence ATGAGTAAAAAGAAAAATGTTGCTATATTATCGGTAGCTTCCAATACCTTTTTGATTATAATAAAACTGATAGTGGGGACTATCAGTGGTTCGGTGAGTATATTATCGGAAGCCATCCATTCAGGCATGGATTTGATTGCGGCAATAATCGCTTTTTTTTCCGTCAGAATTTCCGATCAGCCTGCCGATCCAAAACATCCTTACGGACATGGGAAATTCGAAAATATTTCAGGTGTGATAGAAGCATTGCTGATTTTTGCTGCATCTATCTGGATTATCTATGAAGCCGTGCAAAAAATGCTTATCCATGATACGGTGGATAATCTCGGATACGGATTCGTTGTAATGTTTATTTCAGCAATTGTAAATTTCTTTGTTTCGCGAAGGCTTTACAAAGTAGCCCATGAAACAGAATCCATTGCACTTGAAGCCGATGCACTTCACCTGAAAGCTGACGTTATCACATCGGCAGGGGTAGGAGTGGGATTACTGCTGATTGTGGTTACCGGTTTGCATTGGCTCGATCCGATAGTAGCTATTCTGGTTGCCTTGTTTATTATGAAAGAATCGTATGTTTTGTTAAAACGTTCTTATTCACCTCTTTTAGATACCGCTTTAACTGACAATGAAATGAAAACCATTAACCAATCTATAACAAAATTTTCCCCTAATTTTCACCATTTGCGTACCCGCCGCGCAGGGCACTATAAGTTTGTGGATTTTCATATTGAAATGGCAGAAAGCACCACCATAGGACAAGCACATGCATTGTGCGATGCTATCGAAGATGAAATAAAACAACACATTTCTAATGTGGAAGTTACCATACATGTAGAAACACCTGACGAAAAATAA
- the recJ gene encoding single-stranded-DNA-specific exonuclease RecJ yields MERRWVLKQRGNETHIRHLAEAININKHLSNLLVQRGITTFEQAKTFFRPELSQLHDPFLMKDMDKAIQRIEQSIASKEKILVYGDYDVDGTSAVALVYTFLQSLYDQLDFYIPDRYAEGYGISYQGIDYASDNGISLIIALDCGIKAVEKIKYANEKGIDFIICDHHRPGETLPAAVAVLDPKRADCHYPFNELSGCGVGFKLIQAIAQKRNIPFSKLECFLDLVVVSIASDIVSITGENRILAHFGLKLINTQPRPGIEAILKYSGINRKADGMLPANIFSRELTISDLVFLVGPRINAAGRIESGKNSVRLLICKTMQDAETYATQINDCNNERKNLDTQTTQDALEMISLNPDLIKAKATVLYNPDWHKGIIGIVASRLTDSYYRPTIILTRSNHLITGSARSVKDFDIYDAIDACSDLLEHFGGHKYAAGLSLKPENLEPFRKRFEEIVDATIKPEMLIPEIEIDSKLNLSDINSKFIQILKQFAPFGPGNMTPIFQTDGVVDTGYARIVGKNHVKLSVIHPEISGYPCSAIAFQQGDFFPQIGTEQPFDICYHIEENEWNGQKEIQLNIKDIQLSAKNSAEL; encoded by the coding sequence ATGGAACGGCGCTGGGTGCTTAAACAACGTGGTAATGAGACGCATATTAGGCATTTGGCTGAAGCTATCAACATAAATAAACATCTGTCGAACCTGCTGGTACAACGAGGCATTACTACCTTTGAGCAGGCAAAAACTTTTTTCAGACCTGAGCTTTCGCAACTACATGATCCTTTTTTAATGAAGGATATGGATAAAGCTATCCAACGCATTGAACAATCAATAGCATCGAAGGAAAAAATACTCGTATATGGAGATTATGACGTAGATGGCACTTCGGCGGTTGCCCTTGTTTATACTTTTTTGCAATCGCTGTACGATCAGCTTGATTTTTACATCCCTGATCGTTATGCAGAAGGATATGGAATTTCATACCAGGGTATTGACTATGCTTCGGATAATGGAATTTCACTCATTATTGCCCTTGATTGTGGGATAAAAGCAGTGGAAAAAATTAAATATGCCAATGAAAAAGGAATAGATTTCATCATTTGTGATCATCATCGTCCCGGGGAAACCCTTCCTGCTGCCGTAGCCGTGCTCGATCCTAAGCGTGCCGATTGTCACTACCCGTTTAATGAACTATCCGGTTGTGGAGTTGGATTCAAACTTATACAGGCTATTGCCCAAAAAAGAAACATCCCATTCAGTAAACTTGAATGCTTTCTTGACCTGGTAGTGGTAAGTATAGCGTCTGATATTGTTTCCATCACTGGCGAAAACCGCATTCTTGCCCATTTCGGCTTAAAACTTATCAATACCCAACCCCGTCCCGGGATAGAAGCAATATTGAAATATAGCGGAATAAACCGTAAAGCGGATGGCATGCTTCCTGCCAATATTTTCAGTCGTGAACTTACCATTTCCGATCTTGTATTTTTAGTGGGTCCCCGCATCAATGCTGCCGGAAGGATAGAAAGTGGTAAAAATTCTGTCCGGCTGCTTATCTGCAAAACCATGCAGGATGCCGAAACGTATGCAACACAAATAAATGATTGCAACAACGAACGTAAAAATCTTGATACACAAACCACACAGGACGCACTGGAAATGATTAGCCTGAATCCGGATTTGATCAAAGCAAAAGCAACCGTTCTGTATAATCCCGACTGGCACAAAGGCATAATTGGCATTGTTGCCTCGCGGCTTACCGATTCGTATTATCGTCCTACCATCATCCTTACCCGTTCCAATCATCTCATCACCGGTTCTGCCCGTTCTGTAAAAGATTTTGATATTTACGACGCCATTGATGCCTGTAGCGACTTACTGGAACATTTCGGAGGGCATAAATATGCCGCAGGACTTTCCCTTAAGCCCGAAAACCTCGAACCTTTCAGAAAACGCTTTGAAGAAATTGTGGATGCCACTATTAAACCCGAAATGTTAATTCCTGAAATAGAAATTGACAGCAAGCTAAATCTCAGCGATATAAATTCAAAATTTATCCAGATTTTGAAGCAATTTGCGCCTTTTGGTCCGGGAAATATGACACCAATTTTTCAAACCGATGGAGTGGTAGATACCGGTTATGCTCGTATTGTAGGGAAAAACCATGTAAAACTATCTGTTATTCACCCTGAAATATCAGGTTATCCCTGTTCGGCGATTGCTTTTCAGCAGGGCGATTTTTTTCCGCAGATTGGTACAGAACAACCTTTCGACATCTGCTACCATATTGAAGAAAATGAATGGAACGGACAAAAGGAGATACAATTAAATATTAAGGATATTCAGTTGTCGGCTAAAAACTCAGCAGAACTCTGA
- a CDS encoding LysE family translocator has product MTQYPLFEGIVIGLTLSVLLGPALFSLLQTSIRRGFKQGIVLAVGVFLSDALLVSLCYLGALQLLGDNTANNLFFGLVGGLILIGFGIYTFTRKMVIDEENNSIIETKQPRFYTYLLKGFFLNFTNPFIWIFWIGLMGLVKANYSSNQNHILEFFTGTLLTVFATDILKCLIAHKIRQKLKPKLLVIINHLVGALLVLFGLILIVRVLLSF; this is encoded by the coding sequence ATGACACAATATCCCTTATTTGAAGGAATTGTAATTGGACTTACCCTTTCTGTCCTGTTGGGACCTGCTCTTTTCTCTTTGTTGCAAACGAGTATCCGAAGAGGCTTTAAACAAGGTATTGTTCTTGCTGTAGGTGTTTTTTTAAGTGATGCCTTATTAGTTTCACTGTGCTATCTGGGAGCCTTGCAACTATTGGGCGACAATACTGCCAACAACCTGTTTTTTGGCTTAGTGGGCGGGTTGATTCTCATCGGATTCGGTATTTATACGTTTACACGCAAAATGGTAATTGATGAGGAAAATAATTCTATAATTGAAACAAAACAGCCCCGTTTTTATACTTATTTACTTAAAGGTTTTTTCCTGAATTTTACCAATCCGTTTATCTGGATTTTTTGGATAGGATTGATGGGATTGGTAAAAGCCAATTACAGTTCCAATCAAAACCACATACTTGAATTTTTTACAGGAACTTTACTAACGGTTTTCGCAACCGATATTTTAAAGTGCCTCATAGCACATAAAATCAGGCAAAAACTTAAACCCAAACTACTTGTGATAATTAACCATCTTGTGGGAGCTTTGCTGGTACTTTTCGGGTTGATTCTTATTGTCAGAGTTCTGCTGAGTTTTTAG